The following DNA comes from Simkania negevensis Z.
GCTCATCCCATGACCCTTGGTGTTACGACTCTTTACGTTGGAGAAAAAGTCCCTTGCAAAAGCGCATTTTAAACCTTGATGAGCTCATCACAAAGGCTCTTGTTCAAACGCCGTTTAAACCTGAGACTGTCACACTCAAAAATCACACGTTTCCTTTCATGCGCCTGGAAATCCCTATCCCTGGCATCGATCTCCTTGCTTGGCTAGAGCAGCAAACTCTCTACCCTAAGATCTACTTCGAAACGCCGAAAACTGGATTTCGCGTCGCAGGGGTGGGAGCTGCTTACACCCTTGACGAAATTCCTTCGTTCCACCGATTAAGTGCTTCATCACGTTTTTTTGGAGGAATGGATTTTTACGAGCGAAAGTTTGAGACTTGGAAAACATTTCCACGCTGCCGCTACGTTTTACCCCTTGTCGAGATCGAAGTACGCCACGAAATGACCTATCTTTGTGTCAACCGCACATGTGAAGCATTAGACCTGTCAGAAATTCGCTTTAATCCTGCTCCGATTTCCACTATTTCCCAAAAAGCGACAAGTCGACTCGATTCTCCTTCCTTTCCTGTTTGGGACCGAAATATTCGGGAGAGCTTAAAGCAAATCCAAGAAAAATCGCTTGATAAAATTGTCCTTGCACGAGCGAGTCTTTTTGAATTCGAAAAGCCCTTGTCTCCTCTTGCATTTTGCAAAGCTTTGCAAGGAAAGTCACCAACAGCAACGGTTTTTTCTTATCAGTTTTCTACAGATCAAGCTTTCGTCGGTGCCACTCCTGAATCGCTTTATTCACGGACTGGTTCAAAAGTAGAGACAGCAGCAATTGCAGGAACCCGTCAAAGAGGAAAAACAGATGCAGAAGATAAGGCCCTCCAAGCTGATCTTCTTGAAAATGTCAAGGAAATGCATGAATTCAATGTCGTTAAAGAAGAAATCGAAAAAAGGCTGTCTCCTCTTTGCAAAGCGCTTACCAAGCAAAATGAAGACAAGATCATTCAAACCTCAAGCGTTCAACACATTTACAATCTTTTTGAAGGCGAATTAAGCGAAGGAATCGATGATACAAGCTTGATTCACGCTCTCCACCCCACGCCAGCTGTAGGCGGGCGCCCCAAGGAAGCTGCTTTGAAAGAAATTCGGAAGTGGGAAACATTTGACAGAGGGTGGTATGCTGCACCTGTTGGATGGATTTCTCCTGAACAAGCTCACATCCTCGTAGCCATTCGCTCTGCTTTAATTCATGCAAATGAGCTGCGATTGTTTGCTGGAACAGGAATTGTCCCTGGCTCTATTCCAGAAAAAGAATGGGACGAACTGGGTCACAAAATTTCACAATTCATCTTATGGGAGTAACATGAGCAGTCGAACAGGCGAATTAAATGAAAAGTGGGCAAAACTCCTTATCAAAGAGTTGATTCATCAAGGCGTCCGCTACTTTTGCATTGCGCCAGGGTCCCGCAGTACCTCTCTTACAGTTGCAGCGAGTGAGCATCCTTTGGCAAACACCTTTGTCCATTTTGACGAAAGGGCACTTTGTTTTCACGCCTTAGGCTATGCCAAAGCTACAGGAATTCCTGCGGCTGTCATTGTGACTTCAGGAACTGCTGTCGGTAACCTCATGCCTGCAGTCATGGAAGCTCATAATGATCATGTCCCGATGATTCTTCTGACGTCAGACCGCCCACCTGAACTCCGCCAAACAGGAGCAAACCAAACTGCAGACCAAGTGAAAATGTTTCAAAATTTTGTCCGCTGGCAAGAAGACTTCCCTTGTCCTGATCCCCATATTTCCCCTGCTTTTATCGGATCAACGATTGCGACAGCACTTGCACATGCTCTCTACGCTCCTGCAGGGCCTGTACAACTGAACTGCATGTTTCGGGAACCCTTCTTCGAAAATGAGACTGAGAATACCCATCCCTCGTACGAACGGTCGATTAAAGGCTCTCAAACCCAAATCACTCTTGGAGAAAAGCATCTTGCAGAGACGCAAATTGAGAAGCTATGTGATGAGCTTTCTGAACATGAAAAGGGAGTGATCGTTGTAGGAGCCCTCCCTCCAAACACCTCATTAGAACCACTTTTCACCCTTTCGCGACTCTTGCAATGGCCTCTCTTTCCAGATATTCTCTCGCCACTACGTTCACATGTTCAAGCTGAAGGAATGGTCCCTACCTACGACCTTATCTTGAAAAGCATGTCGCTTAATGAAGATCTCACGCCCGACGCAATCCTTCAATTTGGCAATCGATTTGTATCTAAAAAATTACTCGAGTGGATTAGACTAAAAAAACCAAAATGTCACACCCTGGTAGCCGATCACGAGTGGCGCATGGATCCCCTCCATTCGCTCACTCACCGAGTTGTTGCAGACCCCTGGCAAGTCATGGAAGGACTGAGCAAGCACCTACCTGGGCGCGCTCCTGCGCCTTGGCTTCAATGCTGGAAAGAAATGAATCGAATCACTCAAAAAACACTCACCCATTTTTTCCAAGAAAAAAAGGATCTTAGCGAGCCAGCACTTTTCCATCACCTCTCTAGATGGATTGGGGAAGATCGGAGCCTATTCATAGGAAATAGTCTACCCATACGCGAAGCCGATGCTCTCTTTGCTCCTAAGCAAAACTGTGGACCCGTATTTGGAAATCGTGGGGTTTCTGGAATTGATGGGAATATTGCAACCGCAACAGGCATCGCAAAAGGGCTTCGCAAGCCCTTGCTCGCGATCATGGGCGATCTCACTTTCTTACATGACCTCACTTCTCTTGCTCAACTTAAAAACTCTCCTGTCCCGATTACCTTACTTGTCATCAACAACGATGGCGGAGGAATTTTTTCTTTTCTTCCCATAGCTAAAAGAAAGGCTGTATTCGAGCAGTTCTTTGTGACACCTCACGGCCTGAATTTAGAACATGCTGCTCCTCTCTTTGGACTCAAATATGAAAAAGTGACAACTCTTGATGAAATGGAAACTGCTCTTCAAAGTGGCACTACGCAATCAAAAATCCTCGAGATGTACACCGATCGCGATGAAACCCTCGCCTTACATAAAGAGATCATTGCTCATGTCAAAGAAATCCTCACGACATCAAGTAGCTCTCTTGAAGCATTTACCTAAAAACGAGCACTAGAGCCCCGATAATGATCTCACTATGGGGCTCGAAGATATAACTTAAAGTTATAGTTGAAATGATGATGTCATACTGGTCTTTTTATGAATGATTCCAATTAAAGAAAGTAAATAAACTAATTCACCTTTCGAAATATAAGGGCATTCTTTGTCTAGTTGAGGTTGAGTAGGATCTGGCATGCTTTTGTACCAATTCAAAGCTTTCAATCCTTGGCGATAAAGCCCAAATTCTTTGAGATCTTCATGCTTTTCATTAAACTGCATCAATATCCCGATCATTCCATTGCTTTCGTTATTTAGTTTAGCAACCATGTCTTCCACAAACTTTGAGAATTGGTAATGTATTTCATTCGGAATCTTTTCAATAGCGCTTCTCTCTAAATCGCTCCATCCATTAAGTCTGTAATTGTCTATATCTTTTTGAACTTTTTCCAAAACAGATTCATAATAGCTGATAAAATTGTGAAATAAATAACCTTCTAACGTTTTAATATCTGGCAAAATTTTCTTACCCAAAGCATTGACTGCTTCTACACACTTATCGTGCTCTAGATCAAAGGCCTCAGAAAGTTGTTTCAAGAGCTCACCTTGATGCGCTTTATCCTTATCTTGAAGGCTCTGTCTGACAGTTATTTTCAAATGGAGAAGGAATAGCTGAAGGTCTTTTGTCTTAATTTTATGAAATATGCCCAAGTAACCAAATAGAATCGTTTCATAAATCTTTTTTGCTTTCTCAATGGGAATCTTATGTTCTTCACACATGGAATGAAACTGCTTTTCATCAATGGGCTCATTATAAACGCCAAATGTCAGGTGCTCCCCTCCTAGATCTTTTAGCCCGTTGACAATAGGTAAAATCGTTTTATCAGTAGTCTCTAATGAAGGTTTCGCCTCATCGATAGGATGTTCTTCGCTAGTAGCTTTTAAGGAAGAATACTCATAAAGCTTCGCACCAAATGTTAGAGCCAAAATAGGGATAGCCACTGTCATGCGAACTGTAAGTAATGCTGCCAAAATCACCCAATTCCCTACCTGCAAGACTTTATGAACGAGATTGGATGGCTCGACATCTTCGATCTGTTTTTGACCGTCTTCAATAAAGATTTGACTTGCCCCATGAGTGAAACAAGAGGACCATGTTAACTCAGAGTAGTTGAAAAATAGCTGAGTTAAAATGTGGGTAGAAGGTTGTTTTAAAAGACCTTCTAAAGGAGTGTAATTGAACGTTAAAAATGAAACATTTGACATAAATACCTAGCAGTCTAAGTGGTTTATTTAAAAAATGATATAATATATACGACGAGCAAATTGACCACAAGTTCTTTAAAAATCCTAATTTTGAGTTATTTCACTCATTTAAGTTCTCCATATCTTTTTCAAAGGACAGCTTAGATTAAAACCCTCATAGATGAAAGCTGATACACATCTTTTAGAGTTGACATCAGAATGGAACCTTTGCTTTTCATAAATTAAAATAAGCTAATAAACAACGACTTATGACAAAAAAGGGTGTAATTTGAAGAAAAAATATTCAAATTGCACCCTTTTTTGATGGATTGTAAAATTTTGAGACTTTTTGCGGATTGAAAAACCAACATAGCTCGCCTTCTTTCCTTATTATAAAACACATTTTTGAAAATATGATTGTCATGGAAAAAGAAAGCATGACCCATGCTATTTTTACCGCACCAATATAAGGGGGCGAAAAAGAAAAACTCCCTTTTTCGAATGGAGTGGTTGCCTTGCATTGGTCAATGAGCTAATCTCTAAAGACATGATCACGTATATTCATGGTTTTTTAGGCGGACCAGAAGATTGGAATCCTCTTATAGAGCAGCTTCCAGGTCCTTACCAAACATTAGCTTCTCCTGAAGAGATAGAAAAGCCTGTAACACTTGTTGGTTATTCAATGGGAGGACGGCTCGCTCTTGATTTTGCAACGCGCCATCCGAAGCGAGTCGAAAATCTCATCATTCTCTCTGCTAATCCAGGAATTGATGACCCAATAAAGCGTGAAGCTAGACGCCTATGGGACGAGGAGTGGTGTCACCTCATCAAAAATCAAGGATTCGAAGCCTTTCTCGAAAAATGGTATGCCCAACCTCTCTTTACAGACCTGCGTAAACGCTCTGATTTTCATCAGATTTTCAAAAGACGCATGGAAAATGATCCTGACGAAGTCATTGCAACTTTTAGGCGGCTTAGCCCAGGAGTCTTACCCTCCTGTTGGAAAGCGATTGAAAAATTTTTATT
Coding sequences within:
- a CDS encoding isochorismate synthase, giving the protein MQKRILNLDELITKALVQTPFKPETVTLKNHTFPFMRLEIPIPGIDLLAWLEQQTLYPKIYFETPKTGFRVAGVGAAYTLDEIPSFHRLSASSRFFGGMDFYERKFETWKTFPRCRYVLPLVEIEVRHEMTYLCVNRTCEALDLSEIRFNPAPISTISQKATSRLDSPSFPVWDRNIRESLKQIQEKSLDKIVLARASLFEFEKPLSPLAFCKALQGKSPTATVFSYQFSTDQAFVGATPESLYSRTGSKVETAAIAGTRQRGKTDAEDKALQADLLENVKEMHEFNVVKEEIEKRLSPLCKALTKQNEDKIIQTSSVQHIYNLFEGELSEGIDDTSLIHALHPTPAVGGRPKEAALKEIRKWETFDRGWYAAPVGWISPEQAHILVAIRSALIHANELRLFAGTGIVPGSIPEKEWDELGHKISQFILWE
- a CDS encoding alpha/beta fold hydrolase, with product MITYIHGFLGGPEDWNPLIEQLPGPYQTLASPEEIEKPVTLVGYSMGGRLALDFATRHPKRVENLIILSANPGIDDPIKREARRLWDEEWCHLIKNQGFEAFLEKWYAQPLFTDLRKRSDFHQIFKRRMENDPDEVIATFRRLSPGVLPSCWKAIEKFLFPTLFLFGERDIKYHLIRNKLAKLGVKTDLISNSGHAIHLENPTECAHKIKEFLCQQASCKK
- the menD gene encoding 2-succinyl-5-enolpyruvyl-6-hydroxy-3-cyclohexene-1-carboxylic-acid synthase; translated protein: MSSRTGELNEKWAKLLIKELIHQGVRYFCIAPGSRSTSLTVAASEHPLANTFVHFDERALCFHALGYAKATGIPAAVIVTSGTAVGNLMPAVMEAHNDHVPMILLTSDRPPELRQTGANQTADQVKMFQNFVRWQEDFPCPDPHISPAFIGSTIATALAHALYAPAGPVQLNCMFREPFFENETENTHPSYERSIKGSQTQITLGEKHLAETQIEKLCDELSEHEKGVIVVGALPPNTSLEPLFTLSRLLQWPLFPDILSPLRSHVQAEGMVPTYDLILKSMSLNEDLTPDAILQFGNRFVSKKLLEWIRLKKPKCHTLVADHEWRMDPLHSLTHRVVADPWQVMEGLSKHLPGRAPAPWLQCWKEMNRITQKTLTHFFQEKKDLSEPALFHHLSRWIGEDRSLFIGNSLPIREADALFAPKQNCGPVFGNRGVSGIDGNIATATGIAKGLRKPLLAIMGDLTFLHDLTSLAQLKNSPVPITLLVINNDGGGIFSFLPIAKRKAVFEQFFVTPHGLNLEHAAPLFGLKYEKVTTLDEMETALQSGTTQSKILEMYTDRDETLALHKEIIAHVKEILTTSSSSLEAFT